In a single window of the Anaerocolumna cellulosilytica genome:
- a CDS encoding PHP domain-containing protein codes for MKYIDLHVHSSASDGTLSPAKVVRLASEKQLAAIALTDHDTLAGIPEANKESDILKEEGTFIQIIPGTEISVSYRKKDIHILGLFVDTNSGQLYDSLEQARIRREERNHKMTANLRTAGIDITVDKLKEAEGDAVLTRAHFAKYMVEHGYVKTNQDAFTKYLHDDSPYYVPREYLSPEEAISLIHSAGGLAVIAHPLLYKFTLPEVEAMVAYLKDYGLDGVETIYSANTGFDEGHIRRIANKYDLAMTGGSDFHGKNKPDIQIGTGRGNLKVPYEILEKLRARL; via the coding sequence ATGAAATATATTGATTTACATGTTCATTCCAGTGCTTCAGATGGTACCCTGTCTCCCGCCAAAGTGGTAAGACTTGCATCTGAAAAACAACTAGCTGCTATCGCCTTGACTGATCACGATACATTGGCAGGTATACCAGAGGCAAATAAAGAATCAGATATCTTAAAAGAGGAAGGTACTTTTATACAAATTATTCCCGGAACAGAAATCTCAGTTTCCTATCGCAAAAAAGATATCCATATTTTAGGTTTATTCGTAGATACTAACAGCGGACAACTATACGATTCTCTTGAACAGGCAAGAATACGCAGAGAAGAAAGAAATCATAAAATGACTGCCAATCTAAGAACTGCTGGTATAGATATTACTGTTGACAAATTAAAAGAGGCTGAAGGTGATGCTGTTTTAACCAGGGCTCATTTTGCCAAGTATATGGTGGAACACGGTTATGTTAAAACCAATCAGGATGCATTTACAAAGTACTTACATGATGACTCTCCTTATTATGTTCCCAGAGAATATCTGTCTCCCGAGGAAGCTATATCACTCATTCACTCCGCAGGGGGGCTAGCTGTTATAGCCCATCCTCTGCTCTATAAATTCACATTGCCGGAAGTGGAAGCTATGGTGGCTTATCTGAAAGATTATGGGCTTGATGGTGTGGAAACAATCTACTCGGCTAATACAGGCTTTGATGAAGGTCATATACGCAGAATTGCCAACAAATATGATTTGGCTATGACCGGTGGCTCTGATTTTCATGGTAAAAATAAGCCGGACATTCAGATTGGTACCGGCAGAGGCAATCTAAAGGTTCCCTATGAAATCTTAGAAAAGCTTAGAGCCAGATTATAA